The stretch of DNA GAATAACAAACTTTCCCCAGCttcattttcagaagcacctgcACCCACCAGTCTGAAATCCCCCTTCGCCCCTCCCAACATCACCACAATCAGCTGGAAGCAGCACCCAGCATGGCCAACATCAGGCCAAACAAGCGAAGTCTGAGTGACATCAGCAGCTGGAGACAAGTCTTCCATGGGCGCCTGCCCTCTAGGGAAGGCAAAGCTGTAAAGGATGGCGCCTCCGTACTAGTTTTGGTCCAAGCGGCTCACCATACTCGCCGGGCAAGAGGACGTTCGGCCCGCGGATTCGCTGAACGCGCTCAATGCACGGAAGGGCGGAAGCGAGGCAAAGACAACCCCTAGGGCCGCTTCTGTCTCTTCTCGCGATAACAGTGGGTAGCTCCGCCCCCTGCGCCCggctgcctggcagtgagggggcggTCCCAGCTTTGATTGGACAGACAAGGTGTTACGCAGTGACGTATGGGGCCGACAGGCAGAGGGCAGGGGCAAGATGGCGGCTGCCGCAGGGGCACTGAGGAGGCTGGTGCGATGCGGACCCCAGCAGGTAGGGTCGGGCCGGCTGCCCCCGCCCGCCTCACGCTCCCCCGGCTCCGTGTTAACGCTTGTCCCCGTCTCTCCGCAGGGCCTGGGGCGGCTGCTGCAGCTGCGCAGCGGGATTCACGGGTCCGCGCCGGCGGCCGTCCAGGTAACGGGGTCACGGAGCGCGGGGGCAGCCCCCCCCGccggagagggggcggggcagctgcCCAAGCTCGAGGGCTGGGTGGTGGGAACGGGCCATGACCGGGGGGGCGGAGCCTGTGGGGCCGGAATGGGGGGGGCGCccatctccttccccccccccccgcccggcgtGCTCTGGATGCTGCCCGGGCTGGGCTCGCCTCGGTGCCCTGAGCTGGCAGGGGGCAGGCCCGTGTCCCCACCGAGACAGGCAGGTTGCGAGTCCGTCTGTCACTGGTCTGAGGCGCTGTGACACGGTCTAAATAAACACTGATTCAAATGGCCAAGTGACGGCCTCTGTTTTCATCTTctctcccagggagcaggtggcATGTGGTGCTTTCCTAGAACCGCTCATAGCTTATTTCAAATCGTTATCTTGTTCCTAGTTCGATAGCTGTGACTGCTGTCAATGTCTACCGAGTGCAGCTGGAGCTTTTCACCGGAGACTTATTTTTTATGCTGTAAAATACTTGCACTGAACAGTTAACCCGTCTTTATCAGGTGACTGTCCGTGATGCATTGAATCAGGCATTAGATGAGGAGCTGGAGAGGGATGAGAGAGTATTTTTGTTGGGAGAGGAAGTTGCCCAATATGATGGTGCATACAAGGTGAGTAGACTCCTGTTTATTAACTTAATTAACTAACATTTGGAAATATAATCTTAGCAACCCAATTTTTCTTTGCTAATTGCAGATTAGCAGAGGTCTCTGGAAGAAATATGGAGACAAAAGAATAATAGATACTCCTATATCAGAGGTATGAAtaaattagaatttttttaatctctccccaccccctcccctgtctTTTGGAAGTCATACTCACCcttagtttctttttctttttaagatggGCTTTACAGGAATTGCTGTAGGTGCTGCTATGGTAAGTAACTTCTGACTTTTTGAAGTGTGATCCGTTTTCTCTCTGTTTAATTCATTTAACAGAAAAATGTTAAATGCAAAATACCTTGCTATTATGATAGCTATATTGGTAGTTAACACTAGTTAACTGTCTTAATTTAACAGGCTGGGTTGAGGCCGATTTGTGAATTCATGACCTTCAACTTCTCCATGCAAGCAATTGATCAAGTTATAAATTCTGCTGGCAAGACACTTTACATGTCTGCAGGCATGGTGCCTGTCCCAGTTGTCTTCAGAGGTCCCAACggtgcctcagctggagtaggaGCACAACAttcacagtgctttgctgcttGGTATGGGCATTGTCCTGGACTGAAAGTAGTCAGCCCTTGGAGTTCAGAGGATGCTAAAGGTCTGCTTAAAGCATCAGTCCGGGATGACAATCCAGGTGACTAACTTTTTATAAATACCATGGTCTAATGATTTAAGTGCCAGATGCTTAACTTACTCTCCAATTAGTCtctgaaataaatgttttttaaaagcaaatttaacTATTAAATTAACACCTAGGCTGTTTAAAATCACAGCTTTATTGCAAAGATTCTCCATGCCCTTATAAGAGCAATTAGGGTCTTTCTGCACACTTTTCCTAGCTTATATTATCTGCAGCTGACTTCATGGCAAGTTATATGATCAGTTTGTGCCTTTCCCAGCTCAGCTTCAGTATGTGGTTAAGAACTTCACAGAAAATTAAGACTATTGAAGTTGAGCTGTCCCAGAAAAACAAACTACATACACAGGTTTCTAACTTGTCTAGTTATAAATGACTAGTTATTAACTCAGTAGTGCCATCTTGTTGAGTCTACATTTATAGAGTAGAAAAGTCAGTTACTCTATCCATTAACCATACCGCACAAATCACTGTAGTATTGGGCACCTTTgatgcattgatttttttttttgatttttttttttttaaaagagtgacaCCATAACAATGAACTTGGGAATTTTAAGGGGGCATGCTGCTCCATACAGTGGCGTTAATGCTAGTAGGCACACATGACTACGCACCTGTGACTTGGTGGtgattctcctcctctccccagagggagaatcATGTGCAGTAGAATGTCTTGTTTTGGTACCATgtctttttaatatataaatatctATTACTATGTGTTTTCTTTGACTTTGCTTTTTCTAATATAATGTGCCtggcacttggagcagaaagtggtAAGGCTTGTGATAGATTTTAGTTCATTCCACAGTGTTGGACAGAACTTTCTCCGGAGGTCAGTCTCCTATACAAATGTGCTTATTAACTACTATTGTTGAGAGTTCCATTATGCCAAAGTTCTCTTTTAAAATCTTCCTAAAGCATGATATGACTTTTTTTCAGACTTCCAGGAACTTAAAGGGAGAAATCTTGCACAAACTCCTGGCCCTAGTTCCTCTTGTTTAAATTCAGTTTAGAGGGAGACCCAGATGTTTAATTTCTGTAGTGACCAAGTAGGAAAATAATTGATACTGTATTGCCCTATTAAGGAACCGACCTCCTGCATCCTTTCTCACATGgataatgggactgctcatgagAGGTTGTTGGATCAGGTCTTCAGCTTCTGCCTACCACTGAATATCTCAAATCACCAAACTTAAATGCTCCcggtttattttttttaccatGTTAACAAACAGGATCATTTAGTCAAACTTACTAGCTGCTCAAGTTAACTGAGTCATATTTCATGCTGATACAAACGTGCTACCTAAACTATGCTTTTATTGCACTTGTTTGCCCTCTTGTAAGTGAGCCAAGAGTTGAGCATAATGGAGCCCCCTACCACTTTAGGAACTTGGGGGGAGGGTAGAGTAGGGAGGAGAGGTTGGATGATGATGTATAATAATTTCATCTGGAGAAGTGCATCAAACTAACCAAAGTAACCACTTGATGTGTTTTCAGTTGTGATGCTGGAAAATGAATTGATGTATGGAGTcccttttgaaatgtcagaagaaGTTCAGTCAAAGGACTTTCTTGTTCCTATTGGAAAAGCCAAAATAGAAAGGCAAGGTAAGTTCGGAATACTCTTAACACTTCACATAATCTGCTCGTCaaattctcctcctctgttggGTCACTTTAATTGAATAATGTATGTCACATACAAAACACTCCCTTCTTGTGGAATAGGAAAGTATGTGAAGGGACAGAACTCTGGAAGTTGAGTTTGTTTGGACTTTAACATACTGTACACTAAGCTCctgttaacaaaacaaaacatcacttGGTTCCATCCTTTTGGCCACAAAGTATCTTGGTCATTAGGAAAAAGGTGCAATTCTGGATCAAGACTGGAATGAACCAGGTAATAGGCCTATGTGCTGAGTGAAATCTCacatttctcttccttccttgTATTCAGACAACTACTTTTGTTTAGATCTTTGATGTGCTGAACAAACTTGCAGTGGTTCAAATGTCTTATACATACATTCGTTTGCAATGATGAGAAGAACTTCATAGCCATACCTTGGCAAGTTAATGCCACTCATTCTGCATGTAGAGTGCAAGTGTCGGACATCTCAAATATGCAAACTCAGGATGAGTTCAGTTGTTGAATTTCAGGCTATTCCTAATGTATAAATCTGTTACTTTTGAATAGACTAAAAAAGTGCAGTTAAATCAATATTCAGTCCTTATGTACTTACTATTTCAAAGCTGGACTGTGTTGTCTTGAGCTTTAAGGCTACTGAGGGTGTAGGAGGAAGATCTGACTTCTGTAGTTAACTCTTATGTAACTTGATCCATCACCAGCTTCTGTGTTTCAGGAACCCATGTTACTTTAGTGTCACACTCCAGATCTGTTGGACACTGTCTGGAAGCAGCTGCTGTACTTGTCAAAGAAGGTGTGGAGTGTGAGGTGTGTTATGGGAGGATTCTAGTCCCTGGTGAAGAAATTCCTTActctttaaaatcaaattaaggcCCTGCAAAATTAAGCCCAGTAAACTGTTTGCACTTTAGAGTACTCTTTCATCACTGATTTAAACAATGATGGAGACAAATGTGTTCCTTTCATATATCTGCCATCCCCTGACTTCCCAtcatagagctgggcaaaatttcaTGCCATGGATGTAAGTCA from Emys orbicularis isolate rEmyOrb1 chromosome 7, rEmyOrb1.hap1, whole genome shotgun sequence encodes:
- the PDHB gene encoding pyruvate dehydrogenase E1 component subunit beta, mitochondrial; translated protein: MAAAAGALRRLVRCGPQQGLGRLLQLRSGIHGSAPAAVQVTVRDALNQALDEELERDERVFLLGEEVAQYDGAYKISRGLWKKYGDKRIIDTPISEMGFTGIAVGAAMAGLRPICEFMTFNFSMQAIDQVINSAGKTLYMSAGMVPVPVVFRGPNGASAGVGAQHSQCFAAWYGHCPGLKVVSPWSSEDAKGLLKASVRDDNPVVMLENELMYGVPFEMSEEVQSKDFLVPIGKAKIERQGTHVTLVSHSRSVGHCLEAAAVLVKEGVECEVINLRTIRPMDVESIEASVVKTNHLITVEGGWPQFGVGAEICARIMEGPAFNYLDAPAVRLTGADVPMPYAKILEENCLPQVKDIIFAVKKVLNI